A stretch of DNA from Hippopotamus amphibius kiboko isolate mHipAmp2 chromosome 5, mHipAmp2.hap2, whole genome shotgun sequence:
ACCTGCTTCCATGTGGTCAACATGGGCTCTAATTAAATCAGCACTAGAGCCTCTACAAATTCCTGGAAGCTCAGACGATAGCCTTGATGAAGAAGCCAGTCCCTCAGAGGACCGACGGGCATATGTGGTGCCAGAGGGAACCcgaaaacaaaagggaatgcaAAGGGCTGAtggattaagaccctcggctccctcacttgtggaggagggcgaacttcctctactgccacctcctccaccatctttaatgccgcctgggggagctcgTGCCTTTCCTGTGTCCAAAGGACACTCAgctttatcacccttacagaagggcattttgcaggctcaGCAAGAGGGAGATCTCGAGGCCATGCAGATGGCGTCCCCGgtgactattcatgaaagggtggtacctggagtggatcctgataatcccaatggaatttatgaggcagtacatgagccgatcCCTTTCAAAATACTCAAAGAATTAAAGCAAGCAGTGCAAAATTATGGAGTGAAGTCTCCATTCACCACAGGAATCGTGCAGGGAGTAGCTGAGGGcgctcgtttgattccagctgattgggcatcGTTGGCTTGTGCAGTACTAGCCCCAGGAGAATTTTTACAACTGAAAACTCGGTGGGGTGATcttgctgaaactatggcaagcCATAACCAAGCAAGGCAGATTCCCATCTCCTCGGATCAactgataggtagtggaaattggagaagagttcaagatcagattctgatggaagatcaggccatagaacaggtgacgCATTGCTgcctaagagcctgggagaaaacagaagctaaagggcaagctcctgtctcttcaAAAAATCATGCAGGGGCCAAAAGAGCCCTGTACTGAATTTATCGCCAGATTACAGGAGGCTATCAAGCcacagatcactaatgctgaggccgCTGATACTATTTTACAATTAAtggcctttgaaaatgcaaatacagattgtaagaaggccactGGACCTATGAAAGGGAAggtatttcccattccagctgaaggtaatgtaAAAAGAGatggtcttggatatcagtcttttcactagtggccactgctcataaaagcttactgcttcccccagcaccaatcccattgatcTGGAAAAccgatacacctgtatgggttgagcagcgGCCTTTAACCACAGacaagttagaagctctaacagaatttgtgactgaacagttagaaaaggGACATactgaagaatcttttagcccatggaacgctccagtatttccaataaagaaaaaaaactggtaaatggcgtttattaacagatctcagagcagtcaatgaaGTTACACAACCGATGGGGGCCtaacaaccaggcctcccatcacctaatatgatccctgctaattggcctttaatagttattgatctaaaagactgctttttcaccattccattacatcccaaagataaagaaaaatttgctttttctgtgcctgcattaaataataaagaacctagaaaaaggtttcaatggaaggtgttaccccaaggcatgttgaatagccccaCTATTTATCAGGACTTTGTTGCTAaggcccttgaaccagtacgactaaaATTCCCTGTTATCTTTTTCATTagatggatgatatcttgtgtgctgctcctaatcaagatgtACTTACTTCCGTGTACACTAACATGCAACTCTGCTTTGAtaaagcaggacttaaaatagctccagaaaaggtacagatgcatagcccatatcaatatttgggcgcAACAGTTGATAGAAcgactattagaccacaaaaggtggcaCTGAGGACAGATCAAATTCAAGCTCTTAATGGTGTGCAAAAattcctaggagatattaattggcttcacCCGTGCTTAGGGGTCCCCACATacgcattgtctaacctatttgcatTGTTGAaaggggattcaaaattaaatagccCAAGGACTTTAACGTCAGCTGCTTTAAAGGAACTAAACCtcgtagaaaataaaattcatccttctcaattacagagagtaaccgttaatcagccattgcaattaattatattaccttctcctcattcaccaacggggatattaatgcaaaatgaagggactgtggaatggttgtttttagcaaatactatggtaaaatccttatCACCTTATTTGGAGTTaataactcagttggttctgaagggaagagctCGAAGTAAGCATTTGATTGGGACCGACCCTCCAcacataattattaatttaaccgctaaagaaattcaggcctgcttccaaaattatgtaagttggcaaattgcctttgctgattatattgggaaaattgataatcactatccaaaaaaccccattttgcagtttcttaaaagaactcaatggattctacctcaaACAgtaaaatctgatcctataccagatgctccTATAATCTTTACTGATGGCTCTAATAAGGGCCGAGCGGGATGTACAGGATTTAAGAtacgacaaatccctgtccctcgcttttcagctcagcaagcagaattatatgcagttatctgtgttCTGCAAGACATATCTCAGgccattaatattttatctgattctgcctgtgtggttcaagccactaacaTGATAGAAACagctactatcaagcagtctattccacagcctctttatgatctttttctattacttcagcAGGTTGTCCATTCTCGAAACGcccctttttatattacccatattcgggcccatcCTACCTTGCCCGGGCCTCTGGCAGCAGGTAACAGGGCTGCTGATCgacttgttgcacccgtattggatgaagctaaacatttccaccaattaactcatgtaaatgcaaaaggtttaaaaatgaagtttgatattacctggaatcaagccaaagatatacTAAAAAcatgtccatcatgccaaattattaacaatcctcagcaatctgaacccGGAGTAAACCCACAGGGCTTGcaccctaattctttatggcaaatggatgttactcacatctcaacctttggtaagctctcctatgtgcatgtaaccattgatacgTTTTCTCAGTTcatatgggctactgcccagtccGGTGAAGCTGCGAGGTGTGTGCagaagcatttatatgcatgcttcgcagtcatggggttgccatAGGCCACTAAAACAGGTAATGGCCCTGCTTATCTTAGTAagacatttcaacaatttcttgatatgtggtccatatcacattctacaggagtTCCTTACAACCCCCAAGGGCAAGCCATAGTTGAGAGAGCAAACCagctacttaaaaacatgctgcAAAAACAAGAAAGGGGAATTACGCAACAGCAACAaactttaaataaagccttattcactattaattttttgaatgtatctgcacaggctaccgatacagcagctgagaggcatttccGAACCTCGTCcaggaatgtgactcattttaatgatacACGGCCACTGACGTGGTGGCAGGACCCAGTGACTAATATTTGGTCACCAGGAAAGTTAGctacatggggaagagggtttgcttgtgtgtcaccaggaccaggcctggaacctgtgtggatccCATCTCGGAGAGTCAAAACATATCATGAGCGCCCCAAAGAGACACCGTTTTGTATGGGACACGGAACCTCTGGTGATGAGCTTTGAGGGTCTGACTTCAAAGACAACCAAAATCACAGGCCCTTTGCCACAAACACGGAGAGCGAAAGTCCCGACATGGGGGCAAGTGAAGCATTTGTGCCAAGAAGCAGAGAAGCACCTGGAAGAACAGAAACAACCAGTGACTCCAGGCAACCTGACCATGATGCTGTTTGCTCTGAGGACTACTGCAGTGAGGACGCCCCTTGTCTCAGCAGAGGAAAAGAATTATACCTATGGGGCTTATGTGCCTAACCCCCATTACGAAGACCTGttaactgggaaaaaaaagatcgATACCTGTTTATGTTAATGATTCCTCTTGGATTCCTGGACCAGAGGATAAAGGATTGCCTACACACAAAGGCAAAGAAGGAACCCAATTTAATAGCTCTATAGTTTTGAAACCTGGCTTATATGTACAGGCACTAATAAAGCATGTCTGAATATGGCAATGCAGGCATGGCTGTCTGTCAATTCTCAAAATAGAAACCACACTAAAGCGCAATTACATTTGTTTTTgggtttgagctttggatatcAAGaaactaagtttactaattatacCATCCCTGATAGACTTCTGTGTGAAATAAAACAGATACGGGCTGACAGAGAAGATCGGATTCACTGGGATGTTtgccgtgggacggagggtgtggtactacttaatggttcctatggaacagcaAGGGACTGGTCCcttaaggggtatgcagtctctaatcattcacaccaaaaaaactcctcctgcaatccctctACAAGGTTGCGATGGCATGTATCTAAACATAATTATACCAACATTGCCAcccactcgccctatcccatcttatggcacAGGGCCAGATTGGTACCTCCCTGGCCTCAATGAGAGAATGGCaaagctcaaacagaaatatggaaacttcccctAAGTTTAAAAACATCACAAATCTGGGATGGCCATTATACTCATAAAACTAATTATAATTTATCCCTTAATACTTCCACTCATTGGACATTTTACATTCAAGCATGTGTTCGAGATCCTTACATATTGATGGCTGGCACTATAATTATTAATGATACGGAGAAAACTTTGGCATGTATGAATTGTAAGTTACATACATGTTTAAACTCTACAATGTATAACCAAAACCACTCACATGTAATTTGAGGAGACGGGAATCTGGCTTCCTGTTAACCAAACCAGACCCTGGGAGGTATCCCCAGATGTGCATGCCCTGTTGTCACTATCAAACGCCATCTTAAAAAGATCTAAACGATTGATAAGGTTGCTAACAGCAGCCATTATGGGCATCATTGCTACAGCTACTACAGCTGCTGTCGCTGGAATGGCATCACACCAGACGATACAGACAACTACTTTTGTACAAGAATGGCATAAAAACACCAGTTCCGTGTGGGGGAGTCAAAGCCACACTGACGAGGAAATAAACAGTTGCCAGTGTAGAGTCAGAAAATGCTATACTGTTTCTGGGGATGAAGTGCAAAATTTAAAGTTGCAAACACATCTGAAATGCGACTGGAACGTGACCCTGTTCTGCGTAAGGCCACAGGAATATGATGCTGGTGACACATCTCGGGATAAAGTGAGGAGACATCTACTGGGGGATGAAGCAGATACCTTCACGCTGGACACACGACACTTACAAGCGAAAACAACTGGCACACAACATGCAACCCTACAACCTCCACCGCAAACTGCAACTTTACGAGGCATAGCCCAGGGATGAAGAGCGCTGAATGCTTTGGACTGGATGAAAAGCAGGGGTAGTGGTCTCCTAGGCACTCCGATAGTCTTCTGTTGCTTTTCAATTCTCTACGGTGTAGTCCTCAGATGCGCAAGAGAAGCCCTCGGAGAACTGGCGAAAGAAGTCGTAGCTGGATGGGCTTGTCTTCTCCTACAAGAGCAAAAGGGGGGCAACGTGGGAACACATTCAGGgctctttctgaagccttgaggATGTCACAGAAACGTGGCTAAAAGCAGCCGAAGTCCGCGGGCGAGCGCCGGGGCAGGAGGTCCCCCGTGCGCCGGGCCGAGCGCGGGCGCGGACCGGGGAGGCCGGTCGGCGGGTCGGAAGGCTGCCGGCGGCACCGACCCGCCGCGGCTGCCCTCGCGGGGGGAACGCGGGCCGCGGGCGCGGCTGGGGCGTGGGAGCCCTCCGCGGCCGCGCGTCCCGGAGGCCGGCGCCGGGGACGCCCCGCGGGCCGCGGACCCCGGGGGCCCCAGCGCGCTCTCGCGTCGGCTCGCGTCCCTGCACGCGGCGGCGCCGCCCTGCGCCCGCGCGGCCCAGCGGGTCCCAGCAGCTCTGTCCTCCGGGCTCCTTCCCGCGGCGCGAGCGGGGCACCAACCAGAACCCGGACCTGAGGCCCCACCCCGcgtccccgcccctccccctgacccccggccccgcccctgacCTTCGCTCCTTACCCTCCGGCCCTCCGGCCCGCCGCCCCGCCCACTTCCGCCGCCCGGGCTGATCTCGCGATACCCGGGCGGCCCCGCGACGcaggcccgggggcggggcgggcgctgACTGGCGCGACCGGGGGGCGGCTCCGGGGGGCGGGCGGCTCCGGGCGCCAGTCGTCCCGCCAGCGCCAGTCGTCCCGCCAGCGCCATGGCTGCCCTGCGCGCGCTGCCGCCCCGCGTCCGCGCCGCGCTGCGCCCCTGGCCCCGCGGGCCCTCGCCGCGCTGCTTCGCCTCGAGTGAGTGCGGGGCCGAGGGAGCGGGCCCGCGGCGGGGTGCCCGGCCCCAGCCCGGCCCCGCGGGGCACCGTCCCCGCTCCCGGCGCCCCCGCTGCCTGTGCCCTGTGCTGCCCGGCCTCCCGGCGGTCTCCGCCTGGGCGCTGCCGCTCCCCGGGCCCGGCCCCGCGATGCCGCCCGCGCCCCCGGACCCCGCAGGACCCCGTGGCCGCGTCTCTGGGGAAGGATGTCTGCGGCCTTTTCCTCCGCCTGTGTGTCCGCTTAACCTAGCTGCCAAGTCGCGGGCGTCTTGCCCGGGTTCTCTTTGACCCCCCGCTTCTGCGCCCTGGCCTGTCCCCGGCAGCCCTTCCTGGTCTTGCATGTGACGGGCACGCTGCCTTTACACGGTGGTTGCAGTCGCTCCCCGGCCAGCCCCCGGGGCGGGTGCCGTGATCCCTGACTCCCCGTTCAGGGAAGCCAGCGCTGTGGTTGACCCTCCTCTCCGGGTCACTGCGGGCCCCCAGGTCTGAGCGGGCTGCCCCTCCAGGCCCTGGCACGTGCCCTTTGCTGTGCGTGCCTCCCACCAGGCCGTCCACCCAGCAAGGCTGGGACTCTGCTCTGTTTGCAGCTTAATGCCCCTCACCTAGTTGGCGTTTGCTCAAAGAAGGCGTTTCCTCATGCCCTGTTTCTACAGGAGCCCAGGCCGCCTCTGGCGCACGTTCCGGGAAGCGCCAGCAGGGGCGTTAGGAGAAGGAAGGCTGTGTCCATTGGCTGGGCTTTTTAACTTAAGGAAGTGTTCCAGCTTCCATGAAAGCAGAGAGCACTGTTACAGCCACCCATGCAGCTGCAGGCTTCGTGATGCAGCCACCAGGGCCCGAGCAGGGACCTCAGGGCTTGTCGGGGTCACTCTGTCCCCTGGGTACACCCGCCCGGTTCGATGTCCCcgtgactggaaaccccctttTCCCCTCTGCTGCAGGCACAGACTTTGAGTACATTGTCACAGCAAAGAAGGGGAAGAACAGCAATGTGGGGCTGGTCCAGCTGAACCGCCCCAAGGCACTCAACGCGCTCTGCAGTGGCCTGATCACGGAGCTCAACCAGGCGCTGCAGGCCTTCGAGGAGGACCCGGCCGTGGGGGCCATCGTCCTCACGGGCGGGGAGAAGGCGTTTGCAGGTGAGGTGGGCAGCGTGGTGGCAGGCCGCCCTGGTGTGTAATGGCGCCCGTGGCAGGAGGCAGGTAGTCTGACACCTCCGTGGATGCGTCAGGAAGGTGGTTCAGCTACGGAAAGTGGGCCAAACCCCAGGCTGTTTGGAGGGGCCGCTCGGATGTTTAGCCTCGAGTGAGCTCTGCCAGCAAAGGCAGCCTGTCCCGGGGCAGTCGGGTCTCGGGTGTGAGCGGCTAGTGCGTGACCCCCGCTCTGGTCTGTTTCCTGTCCACGTCCCTCTGCCGCCTCACCTCCGTCAGCTCACATCGCAGCATGTTGCACTCTCCCAGCTGTGTGTCCCCATGGCCGTTCCCTGCAGCCCTCAGGGCCTGCCCTCGGGCATACTCAGTAGCTGCCTGTTGGTGTGGGGTCTCTGTTCTGGTAACTGGGACCTCATTTCTGCCCCAGCTGGAGCCGACATCAAGGAAATGCAGAACCAAACATTCCAGGAGTGTTACTCCAGCAAGTTCTTGAGCAACTGGGACCAGCTCACTCGGGTCAAGAAGCCGGTCATAGCTGCTGTCAATGGCTACGCCGTGAGTGTCCACCCATGCCGCCTCTTTGCACTCAGACCCCCAGAGGAGTTCCACTGGTATGCATGCAGTAGAGCTGGCTTTTACCTGGGGAGGCCTGAGTCTTGCTCCCAGGCTCACAGGCCTTTTCTGCCCAGAGAGGCTGAAGAGCCAAGAACTGTGAAGGGAGGAGGCTTTCGGCATCTGCTCTGTTAGTGGGGGTTCAGCTGCTGGCCTCCGGATTTCTTTGTTGGTAAAGCCCCCCAGTCCTCAGTGTGGTCCCTGAGGCTGCCCAGGAGCGTTCCTCCCCCCGGCACGGTTAAGGGCACACATTGGCTCTCTGTGCAGTTTTGGTGGCTTTCCACCCTGCACTGCCCTGTAAACGAACCTCTTCCACGATGGTTGAAAGCTCCGCGTCCCCGTTAGGTGCATCAGAGCCTCCTGTAGGCGCCTGGATGGCTGGTTGTGGCCTGTAGAGAAGTGAGGAGGGTGTTTGAACTCATGATTCCTTAGCGAAGCTCCCTGGGGTAAGTGGGTCAGCGGGCAGAGTTTATTCAAACACAGCGGCcgtggggtctccccctcctggctgtctttgagCCCCCATGGCAGGATGGAGTGGCCACGACAGACGCTGTAGGACCCACAAAGCCACAAGCATTtgctgtctggccctttacagaagatTGGCCAGCATCAACTGTGTGGGTAATTTATGGGAACAGGTAACTGACTTTGCATCTCTGTATTAATCTTTGCTGTACCCTAGACTGTGTTTCATTTCAGTAGAAAACTTAAATGAGCAAGTACAGTGCTTTTTGACTGGGTTCCCCTGGTGGTACCTCGTGCTGTTTTGCAGCTTGGTGGTGGCTGTGAACTTGCTATGATGTGTGACATCATTTACGCTGGAGAGAAAGCCCAGTTTGGGCAGCCGGAGATCCTGATAGGAACCATCCCAGGTACAGACTGATGGGGGCCCTGCCACCGGCTCTTCACGTCATCGTCCAGTGTCTGCCTGCATCTTGGGGGCATCTGGGCTGTTCCAGTGTCAGAAGCACGTGAGGCTGTCGTGTGAGCCTGGGCGGCTGCTGCCTGTCTACACACTATGGTCACGTGGGCACAGCGGCCCTGACAGTGGCCTGGGGGCCTCGGAGCAGTGCTGGCTCCTCTGGGGTGGCCGGGTCCCGCGTGCGACACGAATAAGCAAGGCTGCCCACACAGTGGCTTCTCACCGCGGTGAGTCCCGCGCCCAAGCCACGTCCAcgtgggtccttgttggtcagCAGCTCAGAGAGGAGAACATGCTGACCACGGGCCAGCACCTTCCGGTGGCCAGAGCGAGTCCCGTGGCTCACCCAGGTTCAGAGCAGGGAATCAGATCCCCCATGGGGAGGGCAGTGGGAGCAGTGGGCCAGCAGTGACACCAACGGTGCGTTGATTGAGTGTCTGAGTCGGCTGGACTGTGGGTGCCCCCCTCAGGTGGCCCCTCGGCTGGCTCTGGCAGCCCTGGGGTTCACCGTGGGCAGATGACAGGGCAGACTCCAGCTGAGTGAGCAGGAGGGGGAGCGGGGCCCATAGAGGCAGAGCCCGGGAGACAGGAGACCTCATCACACACCTGCAGCCCAGCAAGCCGTGATCGGAGGCCGCCCCCCTGCTGCCCTCCAGGTTGGGTTGGTTCAGGGTCTGGGGCCCTGGGCTGCgagctctgtgtgtctgtctggaGTCTGGTTCCCACACGAGCGGTGCTGGTGCAGGAGATCCCGGGCACCAGGCGGGGCTGAGTGTGGAAGGAGCCTCCCTGCAGTGCTCAGGTctcccccagcttccccaccTGCTGGACACCTTGGTTCTGCCCACGCACCCCACCCAAGGGGCCCATCTCCAACCCCAGGGCACTTACCAGCAGCACGTCTGTGCATCCTGGCAGCAGAGCCCGCCGTGCCCAGCAGCCCTCTGCCCTGCAGGTGCGGGGGGCACCCAGAGACTGACCCGTGCCGTCGGGAAGTCACTGGCCATGGAGCTGGTCCTCACTGGTGACCGGATCTCTGCCCAGGACGCCAAGCAAGCAGGTACGGGCCAGGGCCACCCCGTGGAGCTGCCCCCTtgggaagctgggggtggggggtgggtgctgCGTCCAGGGGTTCCCATGGGTGACCAGCACGGAGCTTTCCCGTGTCCGGGGAGCCCAGCGGGCTCACTgccattgttttttcatttgaaataccATGTGTACAAAGGGGTGACTGACACGCCTGCAGGTTAAAGAGTAACAGTGAAAGCATCCCGCTTCCCAGAGCCAGCATGAGCAGCGGGGGTCCGGGAGACCCCGGCGTGCAcaccctcccccggcccctcagTGACCACGGCAGCCCCGCCGGGGGACTCTGTGGACCCGCTCCTGTGTCTCTGCCGCCCTGTCAGCACCCAGAGAGCTGCGCGGTGGCTTGAAGAACGAGAACCAGCTCTTGCCACGTGTTGTTTACCTTTTTGTGTCTTAGGTCTCGTAAGCAAAATTTTTCCTGTTGAGACACTGGTAGAAGAAGCCATCCAGTGTGCAGAAAAAATTGCCAGCAACTCTAAAATTGTAACAGCGTTCGCCAAAGAATCCGTGAACGCAGGTAGGGAGGAGAGTGGAAAAGGCCGCCCAGGGTGGTGGTGAGGCTTGACGATGCGGGGTTTGAATTTCACGCCTTAACCCGTCTGGACAAAAGTTGTCAGGGTTCTCGGTATTTTGATTTTGGCTCTTCGTAGAGTCCTAGTTTCTCATTGCTCACTCACAAGTTCTGTTTAAATGGTCTGAGCTCCTCTTGGAGGCAGGACCCAAGATCAAGGCTAGCCTGGAAGAcaggcagcaggggaagcccgGGAAGGGTCTCCTGGGGAGCCTGGGAGGAAGAGGCTCCGCCCGCCCGGCCAGCGGGGGTGAGGGACGGAGGGCGGGCTCCCGGCTGCCGGGCAGCAGCTCTGGACTCGGCGTCCTCTACGCGGGCGGAGCAGCTCTGACTGCCCCTCCTCAGAAT
This window harbors:
- the ECHS1 gene encoding enoyl-CoA hydratase, mitochondrial — translated: MAALRALPPRVRAALRPWPRGPSPRCFASSTDFEYIVTAKKGKNSNVGLVQLNRPKALNALCSGLITELNQALQAFEEDPAVGAIVLTGGEKAFAAGADIKEMQNQTFQECYSSKFLSNWDQLTRVKKPVIAAVNGYALGGGCELAMMCDIIYAGEKAQFGQPEILIGTIPGAGGTQRLTRAVGKSLAMELVLTGDRISAQDAKQAGLVSKIFPVETLVEEAIQCAEKIASNSKIVTAFAKESVNAAFEMTLTEGLKLEKKLFYSTFATEDQKEGMAAFVEKRKANFKDQ